The genome window TGCAAAATAAAAGCAAAAGCTATTAAACAAGCTATAATCATACCTATTAAAGCACCTTTTATAGCATTGTCTCTACCAAATAAAAATAAATCTCTAAAACAAGAAGTAAAGCAAATTTGAGCTCTAGATGTGATAAAACCAAAAACAAAGCCAAATATTAACGCTAAAGGAAGAATACTTTCTTTGTTGTTGATATTTAAAGGTTGTTTTTGTAGTATAAATACAACATAAGTTATAAAAATTATAAATACACCAAATCCTATATAAAAATATATCTTTGCGGTTTTATTGTGTGTTTTTAATGGTCGGTTTTCTTTACAAACACGTTGTAATTTGGCTTTTGGTTTAAAAGGTGATAGATTGCAAACTTTAACAGCTAAATAAATCCCTAAAATCATAAATAAAGTAAAAACCCAAGTATGTAAAGAAAAATAAGGCAAGCCTGTAAAAAAATTTGCCAAGTTACATCCAAAGGCAAGTCTTGCACCAAAACCAGATAAAATTCCACCTATAATAGCTTGAAAAATTCGAATTTTGCTAGCAGGTAAGCGCCATTTGAATTTATTTGCTAAAAACGCAGCGCTTAAACACCCTATAAACATACCTACAAGCATAATACCATCAATTCTTGTTAAGAGAGTACCGTTTAAATTTTGCTTTTGATAATAAGAATAAGAGCTTAAGTCCATACCAAAAAATTCTAACAACTCTCCACCCCAGCGCGTCATTTCGCCAGTGACTGCCCAAACACTACCAAAAATTCCAAAATAAATAGCACTTAAAATTCCAAGCATAATCATGCCTTTGGAATTATCCCAAAAATTTATAAAAAAAGATTGTTTGAAAGAATGCATTGTTGTATCCAAAAATTGTGATTGTCAAAACTTGACACTAAAATAAAAACTACTATTATAACTAAGAATTTTGATAATAAAATAAAACAAAACCGCTTATAACTTTAGGTATTTAATTTTTGTTTTAGTTAAAAATATTAAGATATAATATATTTTTTGGAAGGTTAGCTTATCTGGTGATGGCCACTGACTTCAAATCAGATGAAAGGGTAGTTGACTACTTTTTGGGGAGTTCGATTCTCTCACCTTCTCGCCAAATTTAAGTCAAAATGGAGTTTTCATGAGTAAAGCAGATATTGTCGTTGGTATCCAATGGGGTGATGAGGGCAAAGGTAAGATAGTTGATAAGCTATGTGAAAATTATGATTATGTTTGCAGGAGTGCAGGCGGACATAATGCAGGTCACACTATATGGGTTGATGGTATAAGATACGCTTTACATTTAATGCCATCAGGTGTTTTGAATAAGCAATGTATTAATGTTATAGGAAATGGAGTTGTAGTTAATCCTGATGTATTAATTAGCGAAATGGCTCAATTTGAAAATTTAGAAGGAAGATTATTTATAAGCGATAGGGCTCATTTAAATTTAAATCATCATGCTTTGATTGATCAAGCAAGAGAAAGACTTAAAGGCGATAAAGCTATAGGAACAACAGGCAAAGGCATAGGACCAAGTTATGAAGATAAAATAAGTCGTAATGGACATAGAGTAGGGGAATTGCTAGAGCCTGAAAAACTTTGCGAAAATTTAATGAAAGATTTTGAACTTAAAAAAACTTATTTTGATGTTTTAGGTATTGCAATGCCTAGTTATGATGAAATTTTAAAAGATTTAAAACGCTTTAAAGAAGTTTTAGCACCATATATTGCAGATACCACAAGAATGCTTTGGAAAGCTTTGGATGAAGATAAAAAAGTATTGCTAGAGGGTGCGCAAGGATCAATGCTGGATATTGATCATGGAACTTATCCTTATGTTACTAGTTCAACAACTATTTCAGCTGGAGCTTTAAGTGGTTTGGGTTTAAATCCAAAAGAAATTGGAAAAGTTATAGGTATAGTAAAAGCTTATACAACAAGAGTGGGAAATGGAGCTTTTCCAAGTGAAGATTTAGGCGAAGATGGTGAAAAAATAGGACTTATTGGTAAAGAAATCGGTGTAAGTACAGGTAGAAAAAGAAGATGCGGTTGGTTTGATGCGGTTGCGGTAAGATATACCGCAAGGTTAAATGGCTTAGATACTTTATCATTGATGAAACTTGATGTATTAGATGGTTTTGAAAGTGTTAAAATTTGTAAAGCTTATGAGTATAAGGGGCAAGAAATAGACTATGTGCCTTGTGATTTAGAAAATGCTAAACCTATTTATGAAGTAATGGAAGGTTGGGATAAAGTTGCAGGGATTAGGGATTATGATTTGTTACCTGAAAATGCTAAAAAATACATTGAACGTTTAGAAGAATTAAGTGGTGTTAAAGTAGGTTATATCTCTACAAGCCCTGAAAGAGAAGATACTATTATTTTATGAAAAGCAAATATTCTTCTGTTATTAAGCTTAGAAAACAACAGCTTGATAAAGCAGAAGTAAATTTAACTAAAACAAGACAAAAGCTTTTGCAATGCGAGGAAGAGCTTAAAGAAGCCTCAAAAACTTGCGAAAGCTTAACTTTGGCCGAAAAGGGTTCGATAGCTTTGTTAAGATCGTCTTTAAAAATGCAAGAAATCGCAAGAGAGGGCAAGCAAAGAGTTAAACAAAAATTAGATTTAACCAAAAAAGAATTAGCGCACCATCAGCACTTATATAAAAAAGCTCATTTGGAATTTGAAAAAATCAAAGTTTTAGAAAATGAAGAATTAAAAAAGATTCAAAAGGCTTTACAAAAAGAAGAGGAAAAATTTATAGACGAGCTTGCTATAACAAGGCATTTTAATAAGGATAAATAATGAAAAAAATAATATATTTATTGATTTTTTTAAATTTTGTAAATGCACAGCAAAATTGTGAGCAATATTTTGAAGCAAGAAAAGAACAAATGCAAGAACAAATTAGAGAATATGATGAAGCAAAACAGAGCTT of Campylobacter lari contains these proteins:
- the yedE gene encoding selenium metabolism membrane protein YedE/FdhT, with amino-acid sequence MHSFKQSFFINFWDNSKGMIMLGILSAIYFGIFGSVWAVTGEMTRWGGELLEFFGMDLSSYSYYQKQNLNGTLLTRIDGIMLVGMFIGCLSAAFLANKFKWRLPASKIRIFQAIIGGILSGFGARLAFGCNLANFFTGLPYFSLHTWVFTLFMILGIYLAVKVCNLSPFKPKAKLQRVCKENRPLKTHNKTAKIYFYIGFGVFIIFITYVVFILQKQPLNINNKESILPLALIFGFVFGFITSRAQICFTSCFRDLFLFGRDNAIKGALIGMIIACLIAFAFILQGHTSKIIEISPNIALGAFLFGFGIVFAGGCECGWMYRACEGQSHFIIVGIANIIGTMILALSYDYFPNFLTDGVKIHLLNEFGYFNGLVINLTLFAILFLFILKFKKSFFFKQNKKGKI
- a CDS encoding adenylosuccinate synthase — encoded protein: MSKADIVVGIQWGDEGKGKIVDKLCENYDYVCRSAGGHNAGHTIWVDGIRYALHLMPSGVLNKQCINVIGNGVVVNPDVLISEMAQFENLEGRLFISDRAHLNLNHHALIDQARERLKGDKAIGTTGKGIGPSYEDKISRNGHRVGELLEPEKLCENLMKDFELKKTYFDVLGIAMPSYDEILKDLKRFKEVLAPYIADTTRMLWKALDEDKKVLLEGAQGSMLDIDHGTYPYVTSSTTISAGALSGLGLNPKEIGKVIGIVKAYTTRVGNGAFPSEDLGEDGEKIGLIGKEIGVSTGRKRRCGWFDAVAVRYTARLNGLDTLSLMKLDVLDGFESVKICKAYEYKGQEIDYVPCDLENAKPIYEVMEGWDKVAGIRDYDLLPENAKKYIERLEELSGVKVGYISTSPEREDTIIL
- a CDS encoding flagellar FliJ family protein, which encodes MKSKYSSVIKLRKQQLDKAEVNLTKTRQKLLQCEEELKEASKTCESLTLAEKGSIALLRSSLKMQEIAREGKQRVKQKLDLTKKELAHHQHLYKKAHLEFEKIKVLENEELKKIQKALQKEEEKFIDELAITRHFNKDK